AAGATGAAGCTGAAGAACAGCGCCGAGCTGACGCACTACGCGATCAAGAACCAGCTGATCGAATGATGCTAAAAATGGGGTCAGGTCCGCAGGACCAGACCCCGATGCTGCCGGCGGCGCGTCGCGAAGCGGGGACCTGACCCCATCTTGCAGGCGCGGCTAGCTATTTCGGCAATATTTTCAAAGCCGTGAAGTAAGGCCATTTCCCGCGTCCTTTCCGAACGATGACTTTTGATGAAGTCGATTATCATTCCTTCATCAAATAGCATCAGGTTCGTTCGTCCCACCCCATGTCCACCGCACCACCCAACCCCGCCGAAATCGCGCGCGAAGCGTTTCGCCGCCTTGCCACGCGCCGCATCGCCCCCACCCCCGACGCCTACCGCGACATCTACAACGAGATCGCCGGTGTGCCGGCCGCGCCGGCGCCGGTCGCCGCGCAATCCCCGGGCGCCGAGGTGGTGCTCTCCGACTTCGCCGTCAAGCTGACCGCCACGCCGGGCGACCTCGCCGAATTCGGGCGCCGCTTCAACCGCGCGGTCAAGGCGCGCGACTGGGACGGCTACGCGCGCAGCCTGTCGCAGCTGGTCGAAAAGCACTTTCGCAAGCCCAGCACGATCGAAGTGGCCGGCGACGAGAACGCCGAATCGAAGCAGTTGCGCGACCTGCTCAGCCGCACGCTGACCTTCGCCGTCGCCTCGCTGCTGGGCGGCCTTCCTGCGCTGGTGACCGAAGCCGAGTCGCTGGGCGCGGCCGTCAAGCTGGCCCACACCGACGAGGCGCTGAACGAGATCGCGCTGCGCCTCAAGCAACTGTGCTACCAGATCGAGATCAAGGGCGGCGATGTGGCCGAGCAGCAGGAGCTGCTGCTGCGCCTGTTCAAGCTGCTGCTGGAGAACGTCAGCGGCCTGCTCGACGACGACAGCTGGCTGCGCGGCCAGATCGAGGCGGTGCAGGAACTGATCGCCGGCCCGATGGACCAGCGCTCGCTCGAGGACGCCACTCGCAGCCTGAAGGACGTCATCTATAAACAGAGCAAGCTCAAGCACAGCCTGTCGGACGTCAAGGTCACCGTCAAGAACATGATGATGACCTTCATCGACCGCCTCGGCACGGTGGCCGCCAGCACCGCCGACTTCCACGAAAAGATCGGCGGCTTCTCCGAGCGCATCAGCCGCGCCGACAAGATCGAAGACCTCAACGATGTCGTGGCCGAAGTGCTGCGCGAAACGCGCCTGGTGCAGACCGAGGCGCTCACCTCGCGCGACCGCATGATCGCCGCGCGCCAGGAAGTCGAGGAGGCCGAGCAGCGCATCGCCCGGCTCGAGGCCGAGCTGCGCCACATGAGCGAACTGGTGCGCGAAGACCAGCTGACGGGCAGCCTGAACCGCCGCGGCCTCGATGACGTGTTCGAGCGCGAGACCGCCCGCTCCGACCGGCGCGGCACGCCGCTGTGCGTGGCCCTGCTCGACCTGGACGACTTCAAGCGCCTGAATGACACGCACGGCCACCTGGCCGGCGACGCGGCGCTGCGCCACCTGGTCAAGATCGTCAAGGAGACGCTGCGCTCGATGGACGTGATCGCCCGCTTCGGCGGCGAGGAATTCGTCATCCTGCTGCCGGAGACGACGATCGACGCTGCGGCCCAGACCATGACGCGCCTGCAGCGCGAACTGACCAAGCACTTCTTCCTGCACGAAAACGAGCGCCTGCTGATCACGTTCTCGGCCGGGGTCGCGCTGCGCATCCCCAACGAGAGCCAGGCCTCGCTGGTGGCGCGCGCCGACAAGGCGATGTACCAGGCCAAGAACAGCGGCAAGAACCGCGTAGTCGTGGCCGAGTGATAACAGCCATGCAAGCCTTCGAAACCGCCTCCAGGGGCGGTTTTTTTATTTCCATGTCGATTCGTCTAGCCTGTTCGGCAAGTTCCTGCTGCGCGGCGTCCATTTTCGCTGAAAAAAATAAATTTATTTTTGCCCTAAAGATCGCGCAAACAGCGTCGTTTAAGCGCGCCGCACGGCCAAAGTTTGAGAGTGAAAACGCAGATTTATTCGAGTTTTTTACCATCAACTTTTTGCAGGTAGCTCCGTTACCTGATTCAACTGCGGTTTGATTGTCACGGAACAGCGTGGCAGACCAAGGTGAACAGCGGCAGGTTGCCCACCCCGAAATACCAAGTTTGGAGAAATACCATGGCATCGATGATCAACACCAACATTTCCTCGCTCAACGCACAGCGCAACCTGACCACGTCCCAATCGGGTCTGGCCACGTCGCTGCAGCGTCTGTCGACCGGCCTGCGCATCAACAGCGCCAAGGACGACGCAGCGGGTATGTCGATCGCAAGCCGCATGACCTCGCAGATCAACGGCATGAACGTGGCAGCACGTAACGCCAATGACGGCATCTCGCTGGCGCAGACGGCTGAAGGCGGCCTGAACTCGGCAACCGACCTGCTGCAGCGTATGCGTGACCTGGCCGTTCAGTCGGCCAACGGCTCGAACTCGGATACCGACCGCGCTTCGATCCAGTCGGAAGTCGGCCAGCTCAAGGACGAAATCGACCGCGTCGCCAAGTCGACCAGCTTCAACGGCCTGAACCTGCTGGACGGCTCGTTCACCGCGCAAAGCTTCCAGGTCGGCGCCAACGCCGGCTCGAACGACCGCATCCAGATCGACAAGATCGCCAACCTGCAGACCACCTCGCTGGGTAGCGGTCTGTCCGGTTCGTCGTCGCTGACCTCGGGCATGACCCAAGGCGCGCTGGCAGCGGGCGACCTGACCCTGAACGGTACCCAGGTCGGCGCCACGGCCAGCGGTTCGCAGGCCGGCCAATCGGCCAGCAGCGCATACGCAGTCGCGCAGGCAATAAATGCGGTGGCCGGCCAGTCGGGCGTCACCGCGAAAGCCAATGCCACCGTCGCCACGACCATTGCCACCGATCCTACAAAGGCGGCTGCTCCGGACGGTACTAAAGCAGCCGCTGTTGCTGCAAATTCGTTCTCGATCAATGGTGTTAACATCGGAGCGATCGCCAAAGGCGCTGTTGCCGACTATGCCAACGGCACCGCCGGCGGCACTAGCGTTTCGGTCAACCAGGCCGCCAATGTTGTCGAAGCAATCAACAAAGTGAGTTCGCAAACTGGTGTAGCGGCAACTGTCGACGAAGCTGGCAAGGTTTCGCTTGCCTCGACTAACGGCAAGAGCATCACCATCACGGCGGCCGCTGGTTACGCTTCGCTGACGGACGATACCGGTCTGACCGACACCGCGGGCACCCCGATTGGCGGTACCGCCCCGAAGTTCTCCACAACCGGATACACTGCCGGCGCAATTTCGATCAACGGCGTTGAACTCGGTGACGTGGCTGGTGCGACGACGGATGTCGCCCAGGGCGCCAATACCGCTGCCGCAATCAACAAGATCAGCGGCAAGACCGGCGTCACTGCCACTTCCGACGCGGTCAGCGGCATGATCACCCTGAGCGCAGCGGACGGCCGCGACATCAAAATCGACGAAGTAACTGCAGGCGATGCCAAAAAGATCACTGGTATCGACGTAGGCACTACCCACGGCACGGTGACGCTGAGCAGCTCGAACGTCAACGGTATCGTCGTGGGTGGCAACGCTGACAAGAACGCCGGCCTCGGCGCTTTTGAAGGCATCAAGGGCGCCGATGCCAAGTCGACCAACACGGTCAGCTCGGTCGACGTATCCACCGCTTCGGGCGCACTGGCTGCGATCTCGACCATCGACTCGGCCCTGTCTTCGGTCAACTCGTCGAAAGCTGCACTGGGCGCGTACCAGAACCGCTTCAGCGCCGTGGTCTCGAACCTGCAAGCGACTTCCGAGAACCTGTCCGCTTCGCGCAGCCGGATCCAGGACGCCGACTTCGCCTCGGAAACGGCCAGCCTGACCCGCGGCCAGATCCTCC
This window of the Massilia sp. R2A-15 genome carries:
- a CDS encoding flagellin, which translates into the protein MASMINTNISSLNAQRNLTTSQSGLATSLQRLSTGLRINSAKDDAAGMSIASRMTSQINGMNVAARNANDGISLAQTAEGGLNSATDLLQRMRDLAVQSANGSNSDTDRASIQSEVGQLKDEIDRVAKSTSFNGLNLLDGSFTAQSFQVGANAGSNDRIQIDKIANLQTTSLGSGLSGSSSLTSGMTQGALAAGDLTLNGTQVGATASGSQAGQSASSAYAVAQAINAVAGQSGVTAKANATVATTIATDPTKAAAPDGTKAAAVAANSFSINGVNIGAIAKGAVADYANGTAGGTSVSVNQAANVVEAINKVSSQTGVAATVDEAGKVSLASTNGKSITITAAAGYASLTDDTGLTDTAGTPIGGTAPKFSTTGYTAGAISINGVELGDVAGATTDVAQGANTAAAINKISGKTGVTATSDAVSGMITLSAADGRDIKIDEVTAGDAKKITGIDVGTTHGTVTLSSSNVNGIVVGGNADKNAGLGAFEGIKGADAKSTNTVSSVDVSTASGALAAISTIDSALSSVNSSKAALGAYQNRFSAVVSNLQATSENLSASRSRIQDADFASETASLTRGQILQQAGTAMLAQANSLPNGVLALLRG
- a CDS encoding GGDEF domain-containing protein, which codes for MSTAPPNPAEIAREAFRRLATRRIAPTPDAYRDIYNEIAGVPAAPAPVAAQSPGAEVVLSDFAVKLTATPGDLAEFGRRFNRAVKARDWDGYARSLSQLVEKHFRKPSTIEVAGDENAESKQLRDLLSRTLTFAVASLLGGLPALVTEAESLGAAVKLAHTDEALNEIALRLKQLCYQIEIKGGDVAEQQELLLRLFKLLLENVSGLLDDDSWLRGQIEAVQELIAGPMDQRSLEDATRSLKDVIYKQSKLKHSLSDVKVTVKNMMMTFIDRLGTVAASTADFHEKIGGFSERISRADKIEDLNDVVAEVLRETRLVQTEALTSRDRMIAARQEVEEAEQRIARLEAELRHMSELVREDQLTGSLNRRGLDDVFERETARSDRRGTPLCVALLDLDDFKRLNDTHGHLAGDAALRHLVKIVKETLRSMDVIARFGGEEFVILLPETTIDAAAQTMTRLQRELTKHFFLHENERLLITFSAGVALRIPNESQASLVARADKAMYQAKNSGKNRVVVAE